From one Meles meles chromosome 18, mMelMel3.1 paternal haplotype, whole genome shotgun sequence genomic stretch:
- the STRADA gene encoding STE20-related kinase adapter protein alpha isoform X3 encodes MSSFLPEGGRYELLTIIGKGFEDLMTVNLARYKPTGEYVTVRRINLEACSNEMVTFLQGELHVSKLFSHPNILPYRATFIADNELWVVTSFMAYGSAKDLICTHFMDGMSELAIAYILQGVLKALDYIHHMGYVHRSVKASHILISSDGKVYLSGLRSNLSMISHGQRQRVVHDFPKYSVKVLPWLSPEVLQQNLQGYDAKSDIYSVGITACELANGHVPFKDMPATQMLLEKLNGTVPCLLDTSTIPAEELTMSTSRSAANSGLSESLAPSTPRTSNGDSPSHPYHRTFSPHFHHFVEQCLQRNPDVRPSASTLLNHSFFKQIKRRASEALPELLRPVTPITNFEGSQPQDHGGIFGLVTDLEELEVDDWEF; translated from the exons ATGAGTAGCTTCCTGCCAGAGGGAGGGCGCTACGAGCTACTCACCATCATAG GCAAAGGATTTGAGGACCTGATGACCGTGAACTTAGCAAGGTACAAACCAACAGGAGAGTACGTGACGGTACGAAGGATTAACCTGGAAGCCTGTTCCAATGAGATGGTGACATTCTTGCAG GGGGAGCTTCATGTCTCTAAACTCTTCAGCCATCCCAACATCCTGCCATATCGAGCCACCTTTATTGCAGACAATGAGCTGTGGGTTGTCACATCATTCATGGCGTATG GTTCTGCAAAGGATCTCATCTGCACACACTTTATGGACGGCATGAGTGAACTGGCGATTGCTTACATCCTGCAGGGGGTGCTCAAGGCCTTGGACTACATCCACCACATGGGATACGTACACAG GAGTGTCAAAGCCAGCCACATCCTGATCTCGTCCGACGGGAAGGTCTACCTCTCTGGTTTACGCAGCAACCTCAGCATGATCAGCCACGGGCAGCGGCAGCGTGTGGTCCACGACTTTCCCAAGTACAGTGTCAAGGTTCTGCCTTGGCTCAGCCCAGAGGTCCTCCAGCAG aATCTTCAGGGTTACGATGCCAAGTCTGACATCTACAGTGTGGGAATCACAGCCTGTGAGCTGGCCAATGGCCACGTCCCCTTTAAGGATATGCCTGCCACCCAG ATGCTGCTGGAGAAGCTGAACGGCACAGTGCCCTGCCTGCTGGACACCAGCACCATCCCCGCCGAGGAGCTGACCATGAGCACCTCGCGCTCAGCAGCCAACTCGGGCCTGAGTGAGAGCCTGGCCCCCAGCACCCCCAGGACCTCCAATGGCGACTCGCCGTCCCACCCCTACCACCGCACCTTTTCCCCTCACTTCCACCACTTCGTGGAGCAGTGCCTTCAGCGCAACCCAGACGTGAG ACCAAGTGCCAGCACCCTCCTGAACCATTCTTTCTTCAAGCAG ATCAAGCGACGCGCCTCAGAGGCCTTGCCTGAGTTACTTCGCCCTGTCACCCCCATCACCAATTTCGAGGGCAGCCAGCCTCAGGATCACGGCGGGATCTTTGGCCTGGTAACAGACCTGGAAGAGCTGGAGGTGGACGACTGGGAGTTCTGA
- the STRADA gene encoding STE20-related kinase adapter protein alpha isoform X2 → MSFLRWVSEKFIVEGLRDLELFGEQPPGDTRRKTNEASSESIASLSKQEIMSSFLPEGGRYELLTIIGKGFEDLMTVNLARYKPTGEYVTVRRINLEACSNEMVTFLQGELHVSKLFSHPNILPYRATFIADNELWVVTSFMAYGSAKDLICTHFMDGMSELAIAYILQGVLKALDYIHHMGYVHRSVKASHILISSDGKVYLSGLRSNLSMISHGQRQRVVHDFPKYSVKVLPWLSPEVLQQNLQGYDAKSDIYSVGITACELANGHVPFKDMPATQMLLEKLNGTVPCLLDTSTIPAEELTMSTSRSAANSGLSESLAPSTPRTSNGDSPSHPYHRTFSPHFHHFVEQCLQRNPDVRPSASTLLNHSFFKQIKRRASEALPELLRPVTPITNFEGSQPQDHGGIFGLVTDLEELEVDDWEF, encoded by the exons accAATGAAGCGAGCTCAGAGTCGATAGCATCCCTCTCTAAACAGGAGATCATGAGTAGCTTCCTGCCAGAGGGAGGGCGCTACGAGCTACTCACCATCATAG GCAAAGGATTTGAGGACCTGATGACCGTGAACTTAGCAAGGTACAAACCAACAGGAGAGTACGTGACGGTACGAAGGATTAACCTGGAAGCCTGTTCCAATGAGATGGTGACATTCTTGCAG GGGGAGCTTCATGTCTCTAAACTCTTCAGCCATCCCAACATCCTGCCATATCGAGCCACCTTTATTGCAGACAATGAGCTGTGGGTTGTCACATCATTCATGGCGTATG GTTCTGCAAAGGATCTCATCTGCACACACTTTATGGACGGCATGAGTGAACTGGCGATTGCTTACATCCTGCAGGGGGTGCTCAAGGCCTTGGACTACATCCACCACATGGGATACGTACACAG GAGTGTCAAAGCCAGCCACATCCTGATCTCGTCCGACGGGAAGGTCTACCTCTCTGGTTTACGCAGCAACCTCAGCATGATCAGCCACGGGCAGCGGCAGCGTGTGGTCCACGACTTTCCCAAGTACAGTGTCAAGGTTCTGCCTTGGCTCAGCCCAGAGGTCCTCCAGCAG aATCTTCAGGGTTACGATGCCAAGTCTGACATCTACAGTGTGGGAATCACAGCCTGTGAGCTGGCCAATGGCCACGTCCCCTTTAAGGATATGCCTGCCACCCAG ATGCTGCTGGAGAAGCTGAACGGCACAGTGCCCTGCCTGCTGGACACCAGCACCATCCCCGCCGAGGAGCTGACCATGAGCACCTCGCGCTCAGCAGCCAACTCGGGCCTGAGTGAGAGCCTGGCCCCCAGCACCCCCAGGACCTCCAATGGCGACTCGCCGTCCCACCCCTACCACCGCACCTTTTCCCCTCACTTCCACCACTTCGTGGAGCAGTGCCTTCAGCGCAACCCAGACGTGAG ACCAAGTGCCAGCACCCTCCTGAACCATTCTTTCTTCAAGCAG ATCAAGCGACGCGCCTCAGAGGCCTTGCCTGAGTTACTTCGCCCTGTCACCCCCATCACCAATTTCGAGGGCAGCCAGCCTCAGGATCACGGCGGGATCTTTGGCCTGGTAACAGACCTGGAAGAGCTGGAGGTGGACGACTGGGAGTTCTGA
- the STRADA gene encoding STE20-related kinase adapter protein alpha isoform X1 — protein sequence MSFLVSKPERIRRWVSEKFIVEGLRDLELFGEQPPGDTRRKTNEASSESIASLSKQEIMSSFLPEGGRYELLTIIGKGFEDLMTVNLARYKPTGEYVTVRRINLEACSNEMVTFLQGELHVSKLFSHPNILPYRATFIADNELWVVTSFMAYGSAKDLICTHFMDGMSELAIAYILQGVLKALDYIHHMGYVHRSVKASHILISSDGKVYLSGLRSNLSMISHGQRQRVVHDFPKYSVKVLPWLSPEVLQQNLQGYDAKSDIYSVGITACELANGHVPFKDMPATQMLLEKLNGTVPCLLDTSTIPAEELTMSTSRSAANSGLSESLAPSTPRTSNGDSPSHPYHRTFSPHFHHFVEQCLQRNPDVRPSASTLLNHSFFKQIKRRASEALPELLRPVTPITNFEGSQPQDHGGIFGLVTDLEELEVDDWEF from the exons accAATGAAGCGAGCTCAGAGTCGATAGCATCCCTCTCTAAACAGGAGATCATGAGTAGCTTCCTGCCAGAGGGAGGGCGCTACGAGCTACTCACCATCATAG GCAAAGGATTTGAGGACCTGATGACCGTGAACTTAGCAAGGTACAAACCAACAGGAGAGTACGTGACGGTACGAAGGATTAACCTGGAAGCCTGTTCCAATGAGATGGTGACATTCTTGCAG GGGGAGCTTCATGTCTCTAAACTCTTCAGCCATCCCAACATCCTGCCATATCGAGCCACCTTTATTGCAGACAATGAGCTGTGGGTTGTCACATCATTCATGGCGTATG GTTCTGCAAAGGATCTCATCTGCACACACTTTATGGACGGCATGAGTGAACTGGCGATTGCTTACATCCTGCAGGGGGTGCTCAAGGCCTTGGACTACATCCACCACATGGGATACGTACACAG GAGTGTCAAAGCCAGCCACATCCTGATCTCGTCCGACGGGAAGGTCTACCTCTCTGGTTTACGCAGCAACCTCAGCATGATCAGCCACGGGCAGCGGCAGCGTGTGGTCCACGACTTTCCCAAGTACAGTGTCAAGGTTCTGCCTTGGCTCAGCCCAGAGGTCCTCCAGCAG aATCTTCAGGGTTACGATGCCAAGTCTGACATCTACAGTGTGGGAATCACAGCCTGTGAGCTGGCCAATGGCCACGTCCCCTTTAAGGATATGCCTGCCACCCAG ATGCTGCTGGAGAAGCTGAACGGCACAGTGCCCTGCCTGCTGGACACCAGCACCATCCCCGCCGAGGAGCTGACCATGAGCACCTCGCGCTCAGCAGCCAACTCGGGCCTGAGTGAGAGCCTGGCCCCCAGCACCCCCAGGACCTCCAATGGCGACTCGCCGTCCCACCCCTACCACCGCACCTTTTCCCCTCACTTCCACCACTTCGTGGAGCAGTGCCTTCAGCGCAACCCAGACGTGAG ACCAAGTGCCAGCACCCTCCTGAACCATTCTTTCTTCAAGCAG ATCAAGCGACGCGCCTCAGAGGCCTTGCCTGAGTTACTTCGCCCTGTCACCCCCATCACCAATTTCGAGGGCAGCCAGCCTCAGGATCACGGCGGGATCTTTGGCCTGGTAACAGACCTGGAAGAGCTGGAGGTGGACGACTGGGAGTTCTGA
- the LIMD2 gene encoding LIM domain-containing protein 2, with protein MFQGAEAAQATPSHEAKGSGAGSTVQRSKSFSLRAQVKESCAACQKTVYPMERLVADKLIFHNSCFCCKHCHTKLSLGSYAALHGEFYCKPHFQQLFKSKGNYDEGFGRKQHKELWAHKEVDSGTKTA; from the exons ATGTTCCAGGGTGCAGAAGCCGCCCAGGCCACCCCCTCTCAT gaagccaaaggcagcggtgCAGGCAGCACTGTCCAGCGCTCCAAG TCCTTCAGCCTTCGGGCGCAGGTGAAGGAGAGCTGTGCCGCCTGCCAGAAGACGGTGTACCCCATGGAGCGGCTGGTGGCCGACAAGCTCATTTTCCACAACTCTTGCTTCTGCTGCAAGCACTGTCACACCAAGCTGAG CCTGGGCAGCTACGCCGCACTGCACGGGGAGTTTTACTGCAAACCCCACTTTCAGCAGCTGTTTAAGAGCAAAGGCAACTACGATGAGGGCTTCGGCCGGAAGCAGCATAAGGAGCTTTGGGCCCACAAGGAGGTGGACTCCGGCACTAAGACGGCCTGA